AATTTGTTCAACAAAGGAAATCCCATGGCCTCACGCTGGGCCAGGTATGCCGCAGCAGCCTTTCGAGCCAGATTGCGGACCCGGTGAATGTATGCGGTTCGCTCAGCCACACTTATTGCTCCGCGTGCATCCAAAACGTTAAAGACGTGGGAGCATTTGAGACAGAAATCATACCCGGGCAGCACGAGCGGTTCCTCTAAATCGAAGAGGTTATTGGATTCGGTTTCGTAAAGATCGAATAGCGTGAACAGCATCCCTATGTCCGCCTTGTCGAAATTGTAGATCGAACCCTCTACCTCGGACCGGTGGTGAATGTCACCGTACGTGATGTCACCTGTCCATTTGAGATCGTAAATGCTCTCGACTCCCTGAAGATACATGCAAATCCGTTCAATCCCATAGGTGAGTTCCACGGAAACGGGCTTCAGGTCTATACCTCCTGCCTGCTGAAAATAGGTGAACTGGGTGATTTCCATACCATCCAGCCACACTTCCCAACCGACTCCCCAGGCTCCCAGGGTCGGAGATTCCCAGTCATCCTCCACGAACCGGATGTCGTGCTCCAGAGGGTTGATTCCGAAAGCTGAGAGAGACTGGATATAGATGTCCTGTATTTCCAGAGGTGAAGGTTTCAAGATCACCTGATATTGGTAGTACTGCTGTAAACGGTTGGGATTTTCTCCGTAGCGTCCGTCCGTGGGTCTGCGAGACGGCTCCACGTACGCGACGTTCCACGGTTCCGGCCCGAGAACCCTGAGGAAAGTTGCCGGGTTCATTGTTCCCGCGCCTTTTTCCATGTCATAGGGCTGCTGAATAATACATCCCCGGTCGGACCAGAACTTTTCCAGGGAGAGTATCAACTCCTGAAATGTAAGCATGTCAATCCTCGTACGAGTCATTCTGCCGGTGCAAGAATAAAAGTGGGCAGCAACAGAATTTTTTAACACCCGCGCTGACGCGAGTCAAGTCTGGCGGAAAATTAGCAGTGGATCAGTTTGAAAAATATGCTTCGAGTCTCTCCTGTGTTTTTTATATCTTGACAAAAAATCATGGGTGTGATTTGACGCGTATTCGGAAAAGCCCCGGGTTTATTGAGGTGTGACGGGTATATTAGTTTTAAAATTTTCGAGGAAGATAAGAGTTATTTCCACATGACAAGTTTTATTTGGACTCTTTTGACATATTTTATGGCTGCAATGGGGCTTTTTTGGTTAATTCTAAAAATGTTAGAGTTTTTTTTCCCTTCAATTCTGCCGTGGCTTAATTGGAGATGGACGTTTTCAGGTATTGTTGTCACGTCACTTCTCTATGCAGCAATTAGGGTTTGGCCTTGGCGTCCGATCAGACTTCCAATAGCAGGGACAGACGCCCACATTACCATTCGTTTTGATGACATCCTAAAAAGTGAGGGCAATATTGCAATAGCATCTAGCAACTTCTTTAATACTGACTTGAGCTTTATATCAAAATCTAGTTTGCTCGGACAGTATATACTGAAATATTTTAATGGAGGTACAGCAAGAATTGAGGAGGGAATATCCAGATCTTTACAGCATATTACTCCCGAAAAAGTCATCGTATCTAGAGGTAAACCGCTATCATATCCAATAGGAACTGTGGCGATGTTCGATGGGCCTAAGAATAACAAGGTGTTTCTGTTAGCAATTACAGAGATTTTGGAAGAAGATAACGAAGAAAAAATAACCTCAAGCGCTTCGAACGTACAAAAAGCCTTGGAAACTTTGTGGGATAGGGCAGAACAGAATATTAATGATGGAATATTAAATATGGTGCCTCTCGGATCAGGAATATCGCATAGTTTTCATCGTCTTGTAGAATCTGTGATGTTTATCGCCCTTTCCTTCGTTAAACGCTGCAAAATAAGGCGCCCTTGTTCGGAATTAGTCATTTTTATTAGAAAATCTGACGTTAAATTAAAGGATTATGGTGCCCTAAAGCAAATAATTGAAGCTATAACAGGGTGACCTACAACTGATTATCTCACAGGTTAACTAATTCCTTCACACGTGATCCGACGCACCAGCTTCCATAGCAGGCGTGACTCTCAGGTCCGATGCACTCGCCCAAATTGTAATACACGAAGTGAAGGACTACCGCAGCAGCTAAGTTCTCAACTTTCTTTGAGAATGCGTTTTTTAGCCGTATAAATCTTCGCATAGACATGCGCATTGTAACTGTTCTACATAGCTCGTGGATATGTGGCGCTGTCAGAGTTGCCTTTTAACCCGCATAATGCAGACGAAGCAAGTGCCCCGCCCTGCTATTCAATCGCGATTTGCTTCTCCCCGTCTTGTCGGTATAATGCCTCGAAAAAAATGATCCGTGACGAAAGGAAGACGTATGTTGATTCGGCCGCGAGCCGTCATGTTAGGCTTTGTTTTTTGGTCATTGTGCGCGACTGCGGGGGCATCGGACCCTCAGCTTCTTGAAAAAGGCAAATCAGCTCTGGAAGCAGGGCTTTCTGATGAGGCCATATCTCTGTTTACTCAACTTATCGGCATCGATCCCTCCGCAGCCAATTATAATCAGAGAGGCCTTGCGTATTCAGCGGCAGGCAGGGACGGCCTCGCAGTCCGCGACTTCGAGAAAGCGGCATCTCTCGAACCGCAACAGCCTCTCTACCACCTCAGAAAAGGAGCCGCCCTGACCCGCATTGGCAACTATCAGGAGGCTGTGAAAAGCTTATCTCGAGCTTTGGAATTAGAACCTGATAATTTTCAAACCTTCGCGTATCGAGCGAGGGCTTTCTTTCATCTGGGACAGGCTAACGCTGCAATGGACGATTTGACCAGGGCAATTCGCCGTAATCCCAGCAATGCGTCGCTCTACAAGCTCAGAGGCGACATCCTCTCATCCGCTGGTGAATTCGACAGTGCGATACAAGATTACGATACCGTTATCAGGCTTAAACCCAATGATTCAGCGGCGTACAACAACAGAGGCATAGCGCTTGCCCAATTGGGAAAGCTGCGGGAAGCGGTGGACGATCTCAACAGGGCTATGGACATAGCATCGTCCACTCCGTCTCAAATGCAGGTACCTGGAGTCCAGGGCAACCCATGGTAGTTCGATCGATACTCGTTTAACGATGGCATTAGAAGCAGCATGAGAAACAAGTCGGCAATCATGGAAATTCGTTGAGTGTCTCGTATGGAATCCTATCGTTACGAAATAATCCTTGAGTCCGCCATTCAGGAGGGTCTCGAGCGCTCGCAGGTTGTCAAGAAGCTGGCCGCTCTGTTCAAACGAGACGAGCCTGCGATCGACAAGCTGCTCACACTGTGTCCGAGAATTATACGAAAAGATGTCGATCGTGAGACTGCACGTAAATACGTGATGCTCATAAAAGCTGCCGGGGGCACTGCCAGAATACGCATGGAGAAATCAGCAGAGACCCCGGCCCACACCGATTCGCCTGTTCAAGCCGATAGAGCTCTTCCAGAAAACCGTTCCGGTCAGCCTGTTCAAACCGACTCTCCGGCGCCGGAACCTGCAAACGATACTCCTTTAAAGGGGAGTGTGTTTGCTTATGCTTCCTCAGGAAGCGACGATCCGGCCCAGTCTGATTCGGTAGTGGAAAAAACAGCGGAATCGGGAAAGATATCGCATCTCTCGTGCCCGAGATGCGGTTACTCGGCCGAAAGAGAAGATGATGTGATGTTCGTCCGGGGTGATTGCCCTCGATGCGGACTGCTGGTGAGAAAAGAGTTGGCTCACGCAATTCAGGAAGATGATGAGCAGGAAGAACGTGAGATCGATCTCTATGAAGCCAAGATGCCTGCAACATGGGAAAGACGGGCCCTTGCTTCTTTGTACCATTTTTCCCTTTTCCTTGCAGCTCATGCAGGTTTCACTTTGTTGTGCATTTTTCTTTTTGCTCCTCTGGAGTCTGTCGGGGATTACATTTTCCGGAATTTCCTGCGCACAGGACTGGAGGCGTTTCCTCTATTTTCCGCAGTGGCGTTCATATTGGCAGCATGCATCGGAGTACCTTTGATTAATGGCGGTCGGACGTGGGCGCAGAGTAAATTCGAAATATCACTTCTTTATACTGATGAAGCCCAGACAGGTGGATTGTATTTCTCTCTCATTTTTCGCGCTGCAGCTATATGTGCTATCAGTTTCGTACCCGGTCTGTTTGTTGGCTGGGTGGCGCAGAGCATGAATTGGCTCCGGCACGAGATTATCTGGTTTATCATCATGACCGTGTGCGCTGCTCTTTCCTGGGGGGCTGCTTGCTACTATGCCTTGAAGCGCCCGGACAAGCGCAGTCTTCTCGATTTGGCTGCAGGCACGATCCAGGTAGAAGAGACAGTCCTTCCCGACAAAGCTCGAATGATGGCATTTGGTCTATTTGCTGCAGCAACAGGTTTTTGGATTGTTCTCGGCATCCTGCTGCCCTTACTGCAAAGATTTGTGAAATTCTGAACCTGCTCACTTTATGGGGAATCGTGAGAGACTATATAAAATAAGTCCCTATTGTTATCTCCTGAATTGCGAAATAGTACAAGATGTCATACTCGTACAGTTCAAATACATTTGGTGAGAGAAAAACATGTTCGAAGCCCTAAGTACGGTAATCGACAAAGAACTTTGCACGGGATGCGGCCTTTGCGTTGAAATATGCCCTGTGCAGGCCCTTTCAATACGCGACGGCAAAGCTGCGGTGACTGGATCGTTCTCGCTCAATTGCGGTCATTGCATGGCTGTCTGCCCTACAGAAGCAATTAAAGTCGGCGCTCTCGAATCGACAATGTCCAAATTCAAGACTTTCGCTGCCGATGACCGTTGGCTTTCGTACGGCGAGTACGACACGACACAATTGGCCGGACTCATGGGATCGCGACGATCGTGCCGCAGTTTTCTCGACACACCCGTGGACAGGCGCATTCTTGAAGATTTGGTCAAATTAGGATGTACAGCCCCTTCTGCTACGAATTGTCAGATGTGGACGTTTACCATTCTTCCCTGCAGAAAGGATGTGGAGCACCTCGGGAGGTTGATAGGGGACTTTTATGCCAAACTGAATGCAATGGCGGAAAAATCCTGGCTTCGTTCCATTATGAAACTCGTCGGAAAACCGGAACTCGATCAGTACTACAAAAACTATTATGAGTTCGTAAAACAGGGGATGGAGCAATTCAGGCAAACAGGCCGCGACCCGCTGTTTTACGGAGCACCTTCGGTCATAGTAGTAGCTTGCGATCAACGAGCGTCACTTCCCAAGGAAGATGCCATGCTCGCAACGCAAAATATGCTGCTTGCAGCTCACAGCCTGGGTCTCGGAAGTTGCCTGATAGGAATGGCCGTGGAAGCAATGAAGCATGAACCGAGCATTCGGCAGTCGTTGCACATTCCCGATACAGAGGCAGTCTATGCCATAATAGCTCTCGGTTATTCCCGCGAGACGTATGAGCGACAAACAGGCCGCAAGCAAGCTGCCATTCGTTTTTTTGAGACTTCTTCTTGATCCGAAGGTCGCGGACTGCAAATTCTATAGTCACTGCCAAAAATTCTGTCGTTTATCCCGCGTGTGAATTACAGGATATTGGTAGTGACCGGCGTCCCTGCCGGTCCATTTTATCGATATCATTGATCATATTGAAGATGTGCCGGCAAGGAGGCACGGCACCTACCAGTACCCTTGTCCTCAATCGGACATTAGTTTTGACAATTCCTATAATCTGCTGAATTTGCAGTCCCACTTCCGCTTAGTGCCTACTTTTAAAACTAAACCAACATCACTGTAACCGTCCGAACTTGCGGATCAATCGTTCTGCAGCTTTAACACCCGAGTTGAAGCTCACTTCGAGACTCGACTTGTACAGTCCGTCGCCTGCAATAATCAGATCGTCATACTGCTCTTCAAGGGCTTTCCTTAGCGAATGGGACCGGGAAACCGCTCCGGGTGGAAGTTGAACTGCTCCATGCTCCCAACGATATACCCGCGAGAAAAGCACCTGTTCTGACAAGCCGGGATATAGACCGCTTATTTCGGCGAGCGCTGCGCGTTCCACTGCATCGTCAGGTGCATCGAATAAAGCGCGACTCGCGTCTTCGCAAAGGATTGCTGTGATCATCTCCTTGCCGTCCGGCACGTGCGACATTCCCTTGTGACGGTCAAAAACCAGGGTCCCTACAGTTTTGAAATCCTTTCGAACCAGATTTGAGATCATCGACGTGCCCTCACGCACTCTACTCAGAGCGAATACCGCCACTATAGATGGAGCGTACACGATTGCGTTCAGGCGAGTCTTTATCTCGGCTGATAAGTCGGGACAGAGCAGCGGGACAATGGGTGCTGGAATCGCGAGAATAACAGCATCATACAAATTTGTCCCTGATCTATCTCCACCAACCGAGATTGCGTACGCATTTCGTCCGGCCGCACGGCGCACATCCAGGACTGGCGTAGAGAGACGCACATCCAAAGTTGCCGCAAGTCGTTCCGGCAGCATACCCATACCGCGTTCGAATGAAAATATCTTAAATCGAGTGAGATTCTTGATAGTAGAGAGAAAGGCAAGTTTGGAGTTGCCTTCCGGAGTACCGAGGAAGATTTCACAGAAAATAGGGTATGCAATCAACTCGAGGATGTCTTCGTCATAGTGGGTGAGCAGGTAGTCGGCTGACGATTCCTGCTCCAATTCGAGGGTTTTTGCCGTCGGGTCTGCAAGGTTCAACGCTGCACCGAGTGACTGTGCGTAAAGGAACAACTTCACCATGTCTTTCTTATTACGTAACGAGAGAAGTTTGTACGTAAAGAAATCTTTCGGTGACCCGATTTTGATCTGATACTCGCGACCTCGGGCAAACGTGGATGATGTACCGGGTGTCTCTACCAACGCGTTACCTGTGCCGAGGTCTCCAAGAAATTTTGTGAGATTCCGGTGAAATTCCGGATAGGTATAGGCAGCCTTCTCGACAACGAACCCGTCCACAACCTCAGAACTCATTCGGCCGCCAGCGAAAGAATTCTTCTCGAAGACTACGACATGATGGCCGGCGCGGCTCAGGAAGTGCGCAGCAGCCAAGCCGGCAATTCCTGCGCCAATAACGGCAATTTCAGCACACATGAATACCTCCGAGCATCCCTGCTGCACAAACATCATATGTGAACGCTTCGTTCAGAGACTAAAGGTCTGTGCACCGGACAACTTACAACAAGAAATCAGCCTGACCCAGAGAATAATTTTTTGAATATTCCGATACCTTTCGCAGTCTTCATTGCATCTTTCTTCATGCAGTTTCCGCTCACTGACAATATGAATCCGCGTCAGGTCGGAAAACCCAGGTTATATGTCAGTTCCGGCTAATGCTTTTTGCGTCTCCACGTGTCGCCTTTCTTCTCATAATCGTTTTCGACTGCAGACCACGCCACCTTATGAGCAGTGGCTTCTCTTGACGAGTGTCCCTTTCGCTTTTTCGCATCCTTGTATTCTTCGTACGCGCTATTAAAGGCTTTCATATAGATTTCCTGAGCATGCTTGGGCAGATTGCCTTTCACATTATCGGGCAAGTCACTTATGGAATCGTAAGGCATGGTCAATTCTCCTCCGTTCTGTAATTTGTCGATTCGCTATGCATATCGGATAATGTCGTGCAAACAACTTACACTAATATAATCCCGGATTTCTTGCGTCAAAGCCGCAATCTGTCTCCTTGACAAGGATACACCGATTGTAAGTTGAAGGAATAAGAGTACGGCATTCCGCAGGGATTTCCTCGTGCGTGCCGATCACGAGGAATCCCCCGAATCGTAAGCTCTTCACGATTTTGTTGAATGCAGCCTCGCGGGATTCGCCGGAATAGTAGGTCAGAAGACTGTTTCTCAGAAATATCACATGGAATGCATCCCCAGGCGGATCGTCTCTCGTGAAATCGTGAACCCTGAAATCGACTGATTGTCTGACAAATGGAGCAATAGCAGAAATATCTTCTTGCCGAGTCGGCCTGAAACAGGTTTCCAAAGTAGCCTTATCTACCTCTCGAAGACTGCTTCTGTGATAGAGGCCGGCTTGTGCTCGTTCAATCATATGAGCATTACTGTCAGTAGCCTGAATACATATTCTTGGTGCTGTCGGCATCGTTCTACTGAAACCGTGCCACAACATGGAGAAGCTGTACGGCTCTTCTCCCGACGCGCAGCCGGCAGACCATACCTGCACGAATGACTCATTTTCGACGAGCAGAGGAAACACGAACCGACGCAGATCATCCCACATTTGGCGATCTCTGAAAAAACGGCTTATGGAAACTGTCAGCAACCTGCGGATCTCGTCCATGAGCATGGGATTTCGATTTGCCGTTATGAGATATTCTTGCGCTGTATCAAGCCCTAAGGAATGCATATGTTTGGTTAAACGTTTCTTGACTCCTTTCCGGATTTTGCGGTAACCCTTCCAGGATAAATCGAAGTGTGCTAGAATTTGCTGGAACTGCTCGTCATCGATCATGAAAGTTGTTTTTCCGATTCAGCTTTCCTTTGTTTCTTCCAGTATGAAACTTTTTGGCATACGAAGAATCCAATTAAAGGGTGGATTACGAAAATTTCGTTAGAGAGCTTGACAAGTACATTCAAGATGCACACAAAAGTTTTGGTGGACAAGAGGCTTGGCCGGAATAGCGGCCAGGAAAGTATAACTACGACAGGAGGAGCTGATGAGCTATCCAATAGCTGCATCAGGGTTTGATGGTTTTCTCAGCCAGGTGAGAACAATTCAACCACTTTCAGCCGAACGCGAATTTGAGCTTGCAGTCAAATTTAAAGAAACCGACGATCGCGAGGCCGCGCATGAGCTGGTGGTTTCGCATCTACCGGTTGTGGTGAAGGTGGCTTTTCAGTACAGGTTTTATCAGTTCCCCGTCCAGGATCTGGTTCAGGAGGGCACCATCGGGTTGATGAAAGCCCTGAAACGATTCGATCCATACAAAGGATATCGTCTCGTTTCCTTCGCGATATGGTGGATAAAAGCCTATATCAAGAATTACATATTGAAGTCCTGGAACCTGGTAAAGCTCGGGACCACGCAGGCTCAGAGAAAACTCTTCTACAGGGTTGGAGATATCGGCGAGCACGCAAGTCAGGAATCCAAGGACAAGCGTGTCAAAGACCTGGCGGAGCAACTAAAAGTCAAAGAAGACGATGTCATCGAAATGGAAGCCCGGGTCCGCGCCAGGGAGTGGTCCCTCAACGAGTTGATGGGGGAGGACAAAGAACTTGAGGCTATCGAATTCCTCCAGGACCCGTCTCCAGATCAGGAAGAGCAGATCATGCAGAAGGAAACGGAGCAGGCTCTTCCCGTCGTGACTGAAAAAGCCATGGAGAAATTGGACCCCAGGGAGCGCTTCATTATCGAGCAACGCTTTTTGGAGGAATCCCCCTGGACCCTCCAAAAACTCGGAGATCACTTTGGGACCACGCGAGAACGGGTCCGTCAACTTGAGCAGAGGGCCCTTCGCAAACTAAGACGCGAACTTGAATCCAGTGGGGCTCAAGCCCTTCTACCCGCCTGATTTCGAGGAGAGGTTTTGCACGTGCAGACCTCTCCACTTGCACCCACCCTATCGGAAGGCCTCTTTCTCGCGGCAAAGTCTTCAGGCTCCAGGAATAGACTTTTATGACACATTCGTCCAAATGCAGGTTGGATTCTCTCCTGGTTAGCCGCGGACTTGTGACCTCAAAACAACGAGCCCAGGCACTCATCCTGGCGAGAAAAGTGCTCGTGAATGGGATTGTCGCTGAAAAATCCGGTAAAGAAGTCCCCGCTGATGTAGAGCTCGTCATAAAGGAAGAACTCCCTTACGTGAGCCGGGGAGGCCTAAAGCTGGAAGCAGCCCTTGATGCCTTTCGTTTGAATCCTTCAGGGTTAACTGTCCTGGATGCAGGCGCTTCCACAGGAGGCTTTACCGATTGCCTGCTCCAGAGAGGCGCAGCCCGGGTTCTGGCCGTAGATGTCGGCTATGGCCAACTGGACTGGAAGCTCCGTACGGATTCGCGTGTATTCCTCATGGAACGTACAAACATACGGTTGCTCGATCCGGCTTCTCTTCCTTTTCCTGTGGATGCAGCAGTGGCCGACCTCTCTTTCATTTCCCTGAAGTTGATACTTCCCGTGCTTGCAAGACTGCTCCAGCGCTCGGCCTGGGTTGTTCCTCTCGTCAAACCGCAATTTGAAGTCGGTCGCGACGATGTAGGCAAAGGTGGAGTGGTGAGAGATACGGAAAAAATTACGGCAGCGGTCAACGGCATCCGTACATTTGCGGAAACCTGCGGTTTTGAGGTAATTGCTCAGATTGAGAGTCCTATTACAGGCCCCAAGGGAAACCGGGAATTCTTGCTTCATCTGATCAAGAATCCCGAATCAAAGCGGTAAAAGTTCCCTCTGCTTCGATTGCCAACAATATCAATCTATCCTCGTATTTATGCAAGTGTATAAAACAGTGGCCAATTGCGAAAAACACTTCTGGCAATTGGTAGGTGCCGTGCCTCCGTGCCGGCACATTTTTCAAATACAGATCAACCGGTTCGGGCCGGCAGAGAGAGACTGTCTCAAAATTCTCGAATCCAGAACATCGTGCCACGATTCATCGTCCTTGCAGGGGTCCCGCGAACACGCGGGATGCCTGCCCTCCCGCAATGACCGGCACGGAGGCCGGTCACTACCGGGCACCCACGAGGGATGCCCCTACAATCAGGCCGTGAAGATGATGAGAATTTCGTGCCACGATCGGGGGATAAATCCCGACTTTTGAGACAGTCTCTAGACACCGACCCCCTACTGATTCATCTAAGGCACAATGTGTTCAAAAGGTCAGAAATTATGTTATCCGCTATAAGTCCTTTTCTCCCAACCTTCCGGGACAATCACTTTGAGAGCGCGAGGGTGAGATTTGAATACCAGGGGTGTTTGCTCGCTCCGGGTTTCTCCGTCCAGGCTTAGAGTTATGTTCCATCTTTGGGATAGGACGGCGATCTCATTTGTTTCGATGGTTTCCACTTCTTCCAGATCGGATATCCGTCCTATCAGAGACAGAATCGCCACTTTCAGTTTTCCCCATGCTCCTCTCTTTTTTAGCATCATAATCCACAGCGCACCTGTTGTCAGAGCCGTTCTTCGACCCACATCCGGCCAACTCGTCTCATACGGATTGTTTCCGACAAACAGCAGAGGAACAAATCTTCGGGTGGTCACCCCATCCCATTCCAGTGTCACGCGAAACCAGGGCAATCGCGGGAGTATCGTAAGAATCGCGAGAATCATTGCCAGCCATTTTCCGATGTACGGTCGCAAACGATCTCGGAGGCGAATTATTTTAGGATAGAAACCGAGGCTTGCATTGTTGAGAAAGTACCTGCCATTCACCTCCCCGACATCGATAGATCTCGTATTGCCGCTGCATATGACATCAACAGCTTCATCCAGATCGAGCGGCATTCCAAGGTCTCGGGCGAAATGGTTCAGAGTCCCAAGCGGGAGCACCCCCAGCACAATATCACGT
The sequence above is a segment of the Desulfomonile tiedjei DSM 6799 genome. Coding sequences within it:
- the glyQ gene encoding glycine--tRNA ligase subunit alpha gives rise to the protein MLTFQELILSLEKFWSDRGCIIQQPYDMEKGAGTMNPATFLRVLGPEPWNVAYVEPSRRPTDGRYGENPNRLQQYYQYQVILKPSPLEIQDIYIQSLSAFGINPLEHDIRFVEDDWESPTLGAWGVGWEVWLDGMEITQFTYFQQAGGIDLKPVSVELTYGIERICMYLQGVESIYDLKWTGDITYGDIHHRSEVEGSIYNFDKADIGMLFTLFDLYETESNNLFDLEEPLVLPGYDFCLKCSHVFNVLDARGAISVAERTAYIHRVRNLARKAAAAYLAQREAMGFPLLNKFSESGAKS
- a CDS encoding macro domain-containing protein, translated to MTSFIWTLLTYFMAAMGLFWLILKMLEFFFPSILPWLNWRWTFSGIVVTSLLYAAIRVWPWRPIRLPIAGTDAHITIRFDDILKSEGNIAIASSNFFNTDLSFISKSSLLGQYILKYFNGGTARIEEGISRSLQHITPEKVIVSRGKPLSYPIGTVAMFDGPKNNKVFLLAITEILEEDNEEKITSSASNVQKALETLWDRAEQNINDGILNMVPLGSGISHSFHRLVESVMFIALSFVKRCKIRRPCSELVIFIRKSDVKLKDYGALKQIIEAITG
- a CDS encoding tetratricopeptide repeat protein — its product is MLIRPRAVMLGFVFWSLCATAGASDPQLLEKGKSALEAGLSDEAISLFTQLIGIDPSAANYNQRGLAYSAAGRDGLAVRDFEKAASLEPQQPLYHLRKGAALTRIGNYQEAVKSLSRALELEPDNFQTFAYRARAFFHLGQANAAMDDLTRAIRRNPSNASLYKLRGDILSSAGEFDSAIQDYDTVIRLKPNDSAAYNNRGIALAQLGKLREAVDDLNRAMDIASSTPSQMQVPGVQGNPW
- a CDS encoding nitroreductase family protein, which encodes MFEALSTVIDKELCTGCGLCVEICPVQALSIRDGKAAVTGSFSLNCGHCMAVCPTEAIKVGALESTMSKFKTFAADDRWLSYGEYDTTQLAGLMGSRRSCRSFLDTPVDRRILEDLVKLGCTAPSATNCQMWTFTILPCRKDVEHLGRLIGDFYAKLNAMAEKSWLRSIMKLVGKPELDQYYKNYYEFVKQGMEQFRQTGRDPLFYGAPSVIVVACDQRASLPKEDAMLATQNMLLAAHSLGLGSCLIGMAVEAMKHEPSIRQSLHIPDTEAVYAIIALGYSRETYERQTGRKQAAIRFFETSS
- a CDS encoding protoporphyrinogen/coproporphyrinogen oxidase, with amino-acid sequence MCAEIAVIGAGIAGLAAAHFLSRAGHHVVVFEKNSFAGGRMSSEVVDGFVVEKAAYTYPEFHRNLTKFLGDLGTGNALVETPGTSSTFARGREYQIKIGSPKDFFTYKLLSLRNKKDMVKLFLYAQSLGAALNLADPTAKTLELEQESSADYLLTHYDEDILELIAYPIFCEIFLGTPEGNSKLAFLSTIKNLTRFKIFSFERGMGMLPERLAATLDVRLSTPVLDVRRAAGRNAYAISVGGDRSGTNLYDAVILAIPAPIVPLLCPDLSAEIKTRLNAIVYAPSIVAVFALSRVREGTSMISNLVRKDFKTVGTLVFDRHKGMSHVPDGKEMITAILCEDASRALFDAPDDAVERAALAEISGLYPGLSEQVLFSRVYRWEHGAVQLPPGAVSRSHSLRKALEEQYDDLIIAGDGLYKSSLEVSFNSGVKAAERLIRKFGRLQ
- a CDS encoding ChaB family protein, with the protein product MPYDSISDLPDNVKGNLPKHAQEIYMKAFNSAYEEYKDAKKRKGHSSREATAHKVAWSAVENDYEKKGDTWRRKKH
- a CDS encoding CheR family methyltransferase, with the protein product MIDDEQFQQILAHFDLSWKGYRKIRKGVKKRLTKHMHSLGLDTAQEYLITANRNPMLMDEIRRLLTVSISRFFRDRQMWDDLRRFVFPLLVENESFVQVWSAGCASGEEPYSFSMLWHGFSRTMPTAPRICIQATDSNAHMIERAQAGLYHRSSLREVDKATLETCFRPTRQEDISAIAPFVRQSVDFRVHDFTRDDPPGDAFHVIFLRNSLLTYYSGESREAAFNKIVKSLRFGGFLVIGTHEEIPAECRTLIPSTYNRCILVKETDCGFDARNPGLY
- a CDS encoding RNA polymerase factor sigma-32, with amino-acid sequence MSYPIAASGFDGFLSQVRTIQPLSAEREFELAVKFKETDDREAAHELVVSHLPVVVKVAFQYRFYQFPVQDLVQEGTIGLMKALKRFDPYKGYRLVSFAIWWIKAYIKNYILKSWNLVKLGTTQAQRKLFYRVGDIGEHASQESKDKRVKDLAEQLKVKEDDVIEMEARVRAREWSLNELMGEDKELEAIEFLQDPSPDQEEQIMQKETEQALPVVTEKAMEKLDPRERFIIEQRFLEESPWTLQKLGDHFGTTRERVRQLEQRALRKLRRELESSGAQALLPA
- a CDS encoding TlyA family RNA methyltransferase — its product is MTHSSKCRLDSLLVSRGLVTSKQRAQALILARKVLVNGIVAEKSGKEVPADVELVIKEELPYVSRGGLKLEAALDAFRLNPSGLTVLDAGASTGGFTDCLLQRGAARVLAVDVGYGQLDWKLRTDSRVFLMERTNIRLLDPASLPFPVDAAVADLSFISLKLILPVLARLLQRSAWVVPLVKPQFEVGRDDVGKGGVVRDTEKITAAVNGIRTFAETCGFEVIAQIESPITGPKGNREFLLHLIKNPESKR
- a CDS encoding diacylglycerol/lipid kinase family protein, encoding MGTGSLEVNTPAPKVIVICNASAGAVTSDARVRISESFARHPDVSLRVFVPENAADISKHVDSAIEQGTDIVVAAGGDGTVNAVIQKIVGRDIVLGVLPLGTLNHFARDLGMPLDLDEAVDVICSGNTRSIDVGEVNGRYFLNNASLGFYPKIIRLRDRLRPYIGKWLAMILAILTILPRLPWFRVTLEWDGVTTRRFVPLLFVGNNPYETSWPDVGRRTALTTGALWIMMLKKRGAWGKLKVAILSLIGRISDLEEVETIETNEIAVLSQRWNITLSLDGETRSEQTPLVFKSHPRALKVIVPEGWEKRTYSG